GAGGACGAGGTGCGCGCCTCCACCGAGGCCACACTTGTCTGAGGACAGCATCAAGAAAGAGGTCAGCGGCTCCAAGGGCCGCTACCTCCTGATCCGCGACGGGCATGAGGCCGAGCTGACCTTCTCGATCGCCTCCCCCACGCTGGTGATCGCCGATCACACGGGCGTGCCGGAGGAACTGCGCGGCACAGGCGCGGGCCGGGCGCTGTTTGAAGCGCTCATTGCGAATGCGCGTGCGGATGGCTTCAAGATCGTGCCGCTCTGCCCCTTCGTGAACGCCGAACGGCGCAAACACCCTGGCGCCGCAGATCTCTTCGCCGGTTAACGCGACGCGGTTCTGAGCCCGAAGACGCAGCCATCCGTGGCCAGTTCCGGCGGCGTCTGGCACAGCCCGCGCGCCACTGTCCAGGCCGAGATCACCTTGGGCACATAGGCGCG
The sequence above is drawn from the Pseudoruegeria sp. SHC-113 genome and encodes:
- a CDS encoding GNAT family N-acetyltransferase produces the protein MSEDSIKKEVSGSKGRYLLIRDGHEAELTFSIASPTLVIADHTGVPEELRGTGAGRALFEALIANARADGFKIVPLCPFVNAERRKHPGAADLFAG